One Roseomonas gilardii subsp. gilardii genomic region harbors:
- a CDS encoding septal ring lytic transglycosylase RlpA family protein codes for MMAIRRIAGIALLGLNLLGGPLAAPALADRPQIDRSGRETDMQLLVRDPSGKGAGRVGRGSYDLAGDLALSNSLPAGSTLRVTNPANGRWAMVRVGQQGEPRGAEQPTLVVGPRVAALLGLPPDGTAGTVRVAPLAVPQADGTVRLGEGTGMPGQRAVIVHPERG; via the coding sequence ATGATGGCAATCCGGCGGATCGCGGGCATCGCCCTGCTGGGCCTCAACTTGCTGGGAGGGCCGCTCGCCGCTCCAGCGCTGGCGGACCGGCCGCAGATCGACCGCTCCGGGCGGGAGACCGACATGCAGCTCCTCGTGCGGGACCCTTCCGGCAAGGGCGCGGGGCGCGTCGGGCGCGGCAGCTACGATCTCGCTGGTGATCTGGCCCTCAGCAACAGCCTGCCGGCCGGCAGCACGCTGCGGGTGACCAATCCCGCCAATGGCCGCTGGGCCATGGTGCGTGTCGGACAGCAGGGCGAGCCCCGCGGCGCGGAGCAGCCGACCCTCGTGGTGGGTCCGCGCGTGGCGGCGCTGCTCGGCCTGCCGCCCGATGGCACGGCCGGGACGGTGCGCGTGGCGCCGCTGGCCGTGCCTCAGGCCGACGGCACCGTCCGGCTGGGCGAGGGGACGGGAATGCCCGGCCAGCGGGCGGTGATCGTGCATCCGGAACGCGGGTAG